The Phacochoerus africanus isolate WHEZ1 chromosome 15, ROS_Pafr_v1, whole genome shotgun sequence genome has a segment encoding these proteins:
- the ATP5MK gene encoding ATP synthase membrane subunit K, mitochondrial, whose translation MAGPETDAQFQFTGIKKYFNSYTLTGRMNCVLATYGGIALLVLYFKLRSKKTPAVKAT comes from the exons ATGGCAGGTCCAGAAACTGATGCCCAATTCCAGTTCACTGgtatcaaaaaatatttcaacTCTTACACTCTCACAGGGAGAATGAAT tgtGTGCTGGCCACATATGGAGGTATTGCTTTGCTAGTCTTATACTTCAAGTTAAGGTCTAAAAAAACTCCAGCTGTGAAAGCAACATAA